The genomic stretch GTTAGAGTTAAGAGAAAGAGGATGATATTCCTAAAATTTGTTATTAAACCGATGTCTTTTTACCTGAGACAGGCGGGGAGGATGGTTGGCCCCTAAATGGGCCCCAGCCTCCGCACTTAGGGCATGAAAATTTCCCTCGTCTCCCTCCAGCAACTCATCATCTGAATCATCAAATAAATCACATAAATCCCGGCGATCTAAGTCAGACAAAGAATGTTCAGCCAGTTTTGGCCTGCCCCAGGGGTGCCCGTCATCCATTTGTGTACACAATGAGTGCAACAAGATCCTCCTCTCAAAGAGGTGAAGATCTTTTATTACTTCAATTATGTCCATGCCGTGGGTGGGGCAGAAGCCCAGCCCACGTGCAAGGACCCTTATCATAACTTCGGGGATCACCTCAACCGTCAAGAGGATTacctgtaagggctggttcagacgggcgtttttgtggcatttaacgcagcgtttcagacgcagcgttttttgggatctactgccatcccatgcaagtgaatgggagcgtttagagctggcttttgcaggctttcatgaaagcctggcagtagatcccagcgttgcgtctagtctcaaaagcaacatgctgctttcagaggcagtaaacgcgaggaaacaatagcagagaccagaactgctagccttgaacgcttttcaaaagctttcaaaagctagcttttaaacgctggcgtttaaacgctggcgtttgaacgcaatgccaagcaaaagctcagcagatgcccgtgtgaaccagcccttagtcggaCAAACAGGCGCCACCAGATGGTGCACATTTAACTGGCCCTGGGGGCATTATTCTAAAAAAGTGCAAGAGGAAGACAACGGCACAGAGACACAGGCCCCACGTCCACCATCCAGCCGACCCTTCCTCCGCCCCTTCTATATGGGTGTCGTCTGGGAATTGTACAGTTGAACATCTTTATTTTTGCGGTTATTAAGCTTCACAATTTTATGTCCTTTTACAGGCGCATGAATATACATTCTAGAACAGGTATTGTATGCCTTAAACTTACCCTGAGTTGATGTAGAACTCAAGGACATTGAACTAGCTGGCCACAGACCCCTTTGATTCCTCTCCCGCACTAGAGGAGGGAGGTGGCTCTGGTTTCCTTGGTTGGCAAGGTTTTTTCCCCAAACTGAGGTTGTTTAAACCCTCATTTATATGTGGTTCCTAATTTATAGGCTAGTCTGTCCCTCGAAATCTTTTCATCCCTCTCAATCAATAGTGCTGGATTAAAGCGCTTAACGTGGCTAGTAAGTTCAATATTTCGTGTAATGAGTCATCACTACAGGAGCAGAGAGAATCGGTgactaatctctttctcctcttcctcaaGTTCCTTCATAAGGGTCAAACAAACATTGGCACAGGTTTCCAAAATTTCGAAGCTAAAGCAAACCTATGAGGTTTGTGGAGACCACAATGAAATACTTTCTtcagggaggggaagcctctggattctaaagttgtctcacacctgcgcagtagggcAGACACTATCCGGTCCAGCTTTTTCAGAAGAAAGAATAGGTAGGTGGTGCTGCCAACAAGCTTCAAAAACTGTCAATAAGCTTTAACAACCTTTTCAGCAGAGGGGGGGCGAGGGAAGCCTCTTTGGGATCCAGAGGCCTCTCCCgtcccgaggtaagtactcccTGGGGGCACCTTTTGtcactttcaatttttttttttttaatgggtccATGTATAAAATCATTGTTCACCAGAAGCATTACATCCCTATTGGACAAGGACATTTTCTCTTTCCCAGATTTGGTAAATTAAATAGAGATTAGGTGAAAACATTACCACGCTTTAGCCTGATCATACTTTCCCATGTTATCACCGCTTTAAATTAAAATCTGCCACTTTTTCCACAATTTCCTGATCATCACTTTGACTGTCTAGTGGCATTCGGCATATTTGTAACATTTTCAAACACTAAAGGGAACAATAGAAAACAGTATTGTTTCTTTTAAACAAATTGCTCACCAGTATGCGACATCAGAGACAGTATTCAGCCACAATAACAGTTAACTGGTGGGCAAGAGGCAACACTCACAGTTAATGGTTCATTACTCAATTCAACTTAATGTACAGGAAAAACACCACTGCACTCTTCGCATCTGGTTCAGGTGCTGGACTAAAAGCAGCAACACTGGAGAAAGGGAAAATGTGTGCACTCACCAACAAGTAGCTTCCATATGCTTTATTAGACATCCATAAAACAGCAAAgaaaggctgacatgtttcgtaCAATTGTGTCCTTATTCATATCCGGACAATTGTGAATAAGGACACAATCGTCCAAAACATGTCAACCTTTCTTTGcggttttaggcctctttcacagtgcgatgttaaagtcgcatgttagaaaatgttttaacgtggactacagcaatactaagtctgtgcaacgtTCACAGcgtacacgttgcgttgtgtgtaacgtgtagcaatatttagaaagtgctgcatgctgtgcatttagcaataaatttgctgcgttatgtgtgttgcacatgctcagtccttttttttttaatatgtaatgCATGcaccgtttttgttccatcagtatgcgacgaaaatggcgcaccaagagacaacgCAAAGCAaattaacgtccaatttcataccctacatatgctgcattaggggcacgttgtgcgactaacGTCGCAtgaaacgcaatgtcccactgtggaaGAGGCCTTATGGATGTGTAATAAAGCGTATGGAAGATACTTGTTGGTGAGTGCGGACATTTTCCCTTTCTCAATTCAACTTAAtgaacatacatatacacacacataatatCTCTATCTAGCCATCTAACCATCTCTCTATCTAGCCATCTCGCCATCCAGCTAGCCATCTCactatatctatctctctatctatctgcgTTTATAACATAATCTGAATTCTGTTTTTTATTTCCTCCACTTTTCAAATAGGTGTATGAATGAGCATTGTGTTTATACCACCAACTGGTAGGAGTTGTCTTACAGAAATCTGACAACAATGGAGTCAGCAATAAATACGTTACAGAGCGATAAAGAGTTGGAATTAAAGTTTCTATTACTGTCTCTGGGATTATAACAATTCAAATACAATCCAGAGATCCCAGGGAGGGATCTCCGCTAGGGCAAGGAAACAAAAGGTTTTTCTTACCTGCCAGTTTCTTTCCCAATTGAATATTCAGGATTTTGAGGTTTGTATTTAAGATCAGTGATAGGCGATACCATTCGGTTGAGATTTTCAGAGGGCACTCTCCTTCCTTGCGACAAATATCTTGAAGGATTGGTAGAACGCCATTGTTCTGAAACAATACTGGAAGTAGATGGAACATGTACATGATTGTAAGCTGATGTCCGCAGAGTGTTTGTACTTTTTCCATAGCTGCTCATGCTGTCTGGGGCAGGCATATATAGGCGTTTCTTAATGAGGGAAGCTTTCTGCTGATCTCTGCCAACTTCTGTGCTGTAAGGACCACTTCTGTACttgttaaagtcactgctgctactTGAGCTTGTCTGGGAAACCAAAGGTTGATTATTCCGCCCATAACCTGCCATTAAACCAGACTTCAGGTTAGTATTATATAATCCTCTCTCATGTGACACAATATCCACTGTTGGAGGACTGTTCATGAATTCTGCTGGAGGTGGTAGGATTCCATAATCAATTAACTCATCTCTCTTTGATGCTGGTATAGGTGAAGGAACAGCTGAAATATTAAATGCAGGTCCATCAATGAAGCTTGCCATTTTAGTAGAATCGCTGTACTGAACAAATTTGTCATTCTGAAAGTCTTCATTTCGATCCTCTGGGGAAACttttccaaagctttcattcccaGTATGTATAAAGGTTGCCTTATCAGATTTTTGTGAATTAGGTGCCACAGTGTTTAAACTAGATGACTTACACTCTCTGTCAGTCCATCTTGATATCGATAAATCTGGATCCAAAGGATTGCTTGGGTTAGCAATGAAATTGGTAACCTGTTGACTAAAATACCCAGCATTCTCTTTCTTGGGGAAAGTAGAGGTGTTAATCTTTTCCTCATTACATTGAGAACTAAAAGTGCTTTTCACAATACCTCTTGAAAGTGATATTTTGGGCAGATTGCTACGTTCTAACGCCGCAGATCGGTTTCCCTTTTGGGCTCTTCTTTTTGCAGCCATAAGCAAAGCCATAGGGGAACTGATTTCTTCCTGTTCCCCAGTGTCAAGATGTTTATTTACATTTTCATTTGCAGTGGAATTCAATATCACAGAAGCTGTGGTTTCTTCATTGCTGTGGTCAGTATCTGGTTTCTGATGTTCAAATGCAACTGGCTCTGGCACTTTCAATGATATTTTATCTAAAGTCCAGCTTTCTGTGAATTCCTTTCTGTCGCTGTGTGGCTTATATGTTGGTATATTATCTAGTGTGCTGGGTACATCTGTAACCTTCAAAGGCTGGACAGGTCTGGAGGACATTTCAGCCATAGGCATTATAATTTCACTATGCATACTTGAAAAGTCTAGCCTTTCAGTTTTTTGGTTGGGTGTTGTAGGCTGATAGTCTGGCTCAGGAATCTGAATATCTGCTTTGCTATTTTTAGTATTCCAATCTGAGAAATCGCCATCAAGCTCTTCCTTATCCTGTTTAACAGACATGAGTGGTACTTTTAACATTAAAGAGTTCACAAGTGTGTTTTCTCCATCTTTACTTTGAGTATTTCCATTCTTTTTATTGGCTTCCATATTCTTTTTATTGGATTCTGACCCTAGGCGAACATTTTTCAACTCCCCTACTTTTTCATCTTTCTTTGGAGAGAACAAAGCTTCTAACTCTCCTTTTATTTTCCCAACTCTGGCCTTTTGGTCATTATCATCATCAATAGACACAGAAGATACATGAGCAGATCTAATCTCTACAgactttttaggtatttgtcttaGTGTTTGCTGTTTTTCTTGTAGTGCTTTTAGTAAAGGCACTTGTGGACCTTTACTTGACTCAGTTTTACTTAAAGATGGAGGTATGGGTGGGGTTAAAGAGGTTGAGATTTTAGGCTTTGAAGGAAGCAATGGTGAAACCTGAGGTACTGGTGAGGTTAAAGCCACAAGAGGAGAACCAGGTGGTGAGGTCAATGGTGAGGTCTTCGGTGGTGTTACTGCAAATGgtagaggaggtggtggtggaattGTTGGTGGTTTTGGTGGCATAATcagtggaggtggtggtggaggggacATGGGGGGAGGTGATGGGGGTGCATCCTGTATGACTTCAGCAATTTCTTTTTGCTCAAGTTTTAGATCATTCTgcattttttctctctctttagggAGAGTAGTTGTCTCCTTCCTTGTTAGGGAATTTTGTTTAGTCTGTACATTAATAGTAGATATGGGTAGATTTGTTAAAATAGGTTTCATTGAGAGAATTTTGGGCTTTAAACTTTTATGTCCATTTTCTATAACATCATCTTTAAACAATGGCATTTTAGTCAGTTCAGTACTGCTAAGAGAATGGCTTGATCTTTCCTTTTTTCCTAGTGTTATTCCATTGACAGGTGTATTAATATTGTTTGATTGCTTCTCTGGTTCATTGTCAAAACCAGGCTCAGGTCCCTGTCTACTGTCACTTAACAACCCGTTTTGAGTTCTGCTTACAGCTTCTAATTCAGCAGTTTTCATATCCGCAGATGATTTTTGGGCCAATGTCCCAGATGGGAAATCTACTACACTGCTAGGTTTTTGAACTGCAAGATCAATATTTTGGAACACATCTTGTTGATCATCCATGATCAGCATGGATTTTCTCTTGTTTGCTGTATCATTAAGAAGTTTGTTCTCCTGCACTGAAAAAAGTTTGGCTTGTGCATTGGGATTAAAACTAGATCGTACTGGCGATTGGGTAGAAGCTTTGGAATAGCTTATATCATGATATTCTTGGAGCTGTATCGATGAGGTTCTGAttggggcaggaggaggaacCTTGAAGGACTTTGGCAGAGTGGATTGAGGATCTGCCTCAGTTATTGTCTGTCCACGACTatcctgaaaaactgcaggatTTAATGAAAACCTGTTGGGCAGACTCATAGACATCTCTTTTTGTCCTGCACTAAGATCTGTTCCGGATTTCCAGTTGGTAACATCAGTGGATTGCTGCTCTGTTGATGCAACAGAAGCGTCTGTGTAAGGCAGAAAATTAGGTACCGATGGCGCAGAAGAATTTGGCGTAGGTGGTATAAAGTCTGGAGGGCTAGGAGATGATGGAGATGAAATTGTGGATGAATAATTACTTTCTTGTGATGGAGCAACAGTAATCATTgtaggtggtggtggaggtggcaCAGAAGGTGGTGCAGGAATCTCCTCATCAGAATATTCATAACTCATTAAACGCAGATCCCCAACAGAACTATACAGTCTGTAATTTCCATTAAATTTTGGTCCATTACCTACAACCAGATACAAGAATAAAATTAGTGAATAATCAATGCATGGTTTACTAGCATTTATCATGTAGCTGAGAACTTAGTACAAGCTATGTACAAGCTATGAATATTTGTTCCATATGCTTAATTATGTGCACTTCTTCCAGCAATGCCCAAAGTATCTGCCCTCTTTCTGCATCATGACAATCCAAGTTGTCTCATAGAACTGGTGTCCAAATGTATATGGAATAAACTTTCAATCCAAGCCATATACTGAGCTTACCCTTCCTCCATTCCATTGGCCAAGTGTCATCTAGTCATAATATTAAATGACAGGAACAGTAGGCATTGCATTTCAGTAAGCCTAGGATGGCTCTTCTAAAGAGATAAACCTGTAACCCATGGTCTCATGTGGAGAGCATCTATGCTTGTTTCTCATAAAAATTTAACCAATTTGCaaatgaacattgtaaaaaataaaagcatgaggaaagaaaacaaaacaaaaaaaaacccattttcCCGTACACAGAATTTGGACAAAATTGGGGCGCACACCCTTCCTGTACTCAGAGAGATTTAAACCATGAGTTAGAAAACCAGCAGGTCAACATTAAAAATCTGTACAAGAATTGAATTATATACATCTGTGACAAAGTGCTACTTTTAAAGAGGTTATTGATATATTGTTCTTATTAGTCAGACTACAAGTTAACCGCTTCTTTCCATGGGTTGAAGGGCACAAATATGCATGGGTGCAGTGCAAGACCATGTGCACGGTTCAGCAGAAAAGCAGGACTTTTTACATCCTATTTGCACTAAAGGTacacaaataaaatgttaaaCAATGAGGGGCGGCCTTACAAccccaggaaaaaaataaaacatacataCGTTGATAAATGCTGGTTTTAGTTaatgtatgtattgtactgtcaacactttgatttcagtgaactttatatagtaaataaagagaaaactgttccaggcattttccatctttactgcctctgattgaagccaaacctgatgtcatttcctcgccttctctgcctgaaatggtgtatgcagaaCTGTACTGTCATATCTAGTCTGCTTTATAAATACGTGAGCAGAACAAAGAttggatttcagcagcttctgcaaaaGGGTGAGGTGATTTGTCttctatttcccttctcagccttgtgtcacactaaAACTGCCCTCAACCAATCAGCAAGGAACAGGTATGTGGGagaaaaggggaagggggggggatgaggcttttttttttattatcagctTTCCTTTCCCTGGCAATGTACAacaaaagagcaaggctgactaaTATTtagcctaacatttgtatagtgcttttctaccGTTGGacacaaagcgctcaagagctgcaagccactaagggtgtgctcaagaggccacccttgcagtgttagggggtcttgcccaatgactccttactgaataggtactgactaaCCAGAATTCAAACCTTGACCTCCcatttcaaaggcagagcccttaaaagggcactatggctaatttcTTTGATTTATGTCACTATAATAttaatatttgtatgtgtataatACTTAGGAACATGTATTGTagcagagtatttttttttttttacacagctaATATCCTTTTACAGCTGTAGAGTCACGTCGGCAGGTTTACCTTACTGACGCGACTCAGGCTTTCTATGTTGTTGGAGAAGCCGTTATTGGCCACCCCTCTAGTCATCTCACTTTGGATCTTTCAGTTTGCAACTGCACTATTGTGCAGTTACAGAGGTCATCCCAATCAGCCGTAAAGTGCTGCACACCGCCGCTGTGGAGAGTGAGACGCATCCGCCGCCCAGACTGAGTGGGACGCAACCTCCGTGCTGAGCAGGATGCAGCCGCACGGATTacgctgcccggcaaggacccctgtagcgcTGAAACGGATACCTATTGTTGCTGCCTTGCGCAAAAGTGAAGTCTGGTaaccatagaaacggacaacaataggtttccgtttcattgccagcttcgctacaggggtccttgccgggcagcgtAATCCGTGCGGCTGCATCCTGCTTAGCACGGAGGTTGCGTCCCACTCAGTCTGGGCGGCGGATGCGTCTCACTCTCCACAGCGGCGGTGTCCAGCACTTTACGGCTGATTGGGATGACCTCTGTAACTGCACAATATTGcagttggaaactgaaagatccaaAGTGAGATGACCAGAGGGGTGGCCAATAACGGCTTCTCCAACAACATAGAAAGATGCCTCCTACTTCAACATGGATTAGCCTGAGTTGCGTCAGTAAGGTAAACTTGCTGACGTGACTCTACAGCTGTAAAAGGATATTagctgagtaaaaaaaaaaaaataatctgccaCAATACATGTTCCTAAGTattatacacatacaaatattaaTATTATAGTGACATAAATCAAAgaaattagccatagtgcccctttaaccagtacactatttagCCACCCTTGACTGAGAgcgaagattcattacagcagacacatttatgattatattggaatgtttgCAATGTTAGCAAGacaacataataaacacagagccatGGATAATAGGAGTTTGATTTTACAgccgacaatcccgctttaatacgTCCATATTGCAGGAAGTGtttagaaggagggggggggacaacacaaacattCCATATAGCAGAAGGCACAATTCTGGGATTATTTCCTGTACTTAAATtgtgtactgaaaaaaaaaaaggttttgtggATTGAAGCATAGTATTtgggtaaattactgaacttctactgcacctgtgaaaagATTGATGaattaacaaaaacaaaatctAATACCCCAAATGCGGTATcttctcaactttttttttttttttaaatcaaacagCCTTTGATAAATTGAAGCCTAAGCATCTAAACAGATCTCAGTTCTGAAAATATTTGCTACAGGAAGATACAAGTGAAGGGGTTCCTGAACCAggattttaaaattaaaatgttGCATTTGAAATTGCTCTTTCATGCAGTCTGGCTCTACAGTACTCTCTATCTACAAATATGCTCACCCTGATACAGGAGTAATTAGCTACACAGGTCTAAAGTCTTTGTTACTCATATTCAAATCCTAGACTTCTATACTGTACTGTAGAagcctgcagcgggtcgggtagTCGCGGGTTACTCGAAATGTGGGTCCCCGAATTGATTTGGGGTGCGGGTCGGGTCGCAAGTTGCGGGTCAGGTGTGGGTAGCGGGTCGTCAAAACAAGCATGAGATAATTCTGTATCTTTTGCGTTCCCAAAATCTGTGATGAATGCTGGCACCAGAATACTTTCTTGCTGGCTTGTTCACTGCGTCTCATCTTTAATGCCAGCAGACTCCTTCCTGTTCTCAAGCcgacacctcccctccccccatactagTGCATATAACTGGGAACATGCCAGTGTGAGATTGAAGATGTGTTTTTCATAGATGAATAGAAATCACTGGGGCATGCTCTGTTAGAGGAAAAGGTGCGATAGGAAAGCTCTGTCTGTTAGAGACTGGGGATATTTGATAGGACAAGAGCTAGAGAATGTTCTGGCATGTTCTCtaaagctggagggaggaggcagataGAGACGCACATGCCACATGTGACAAGATCTGCTGGCAGACAGtgtagctgcatccacagccaCCTATTTTCTTTTGGTTGTCATAAATCTGCTCCAATTAACTTTGATTCTGATTGGTATGTTCTGACTAGgcgtgcatatacagtatatttattctCCCTGCTTAAAAGCCTTTTTGTACTCTTATGCAATCCTGATTTTCTTAATGAATTACCATTTATTTTGCTGTTGACCTACTGTAATGAAGAAAATATAATTTAGGGTGTGTATACAATTtccaatttggattggccaattATCTCCCAATTTTACATctcccatgtagtaggagagattACCAACTCAATTTGCTCATTGTCGTTAAAAGCCGCACAACGCAAAGCCTAGTCCACCTAATCACACACACTCGTACCCATGTCGTTACAAGACAAGTTAATTTTGGCACATAATATTTtttcaaactcgggggctgcagcattttttagatttctgaggcgtttctgcctcaatgttaaaatataggaaagtggaaaaccgctctgaaaaacgctagatcaaagcagttttccaagtgtttttgttacagaagctgttcagtaacagcttttactgtaacaatatttgtaatctgctacacaaaaacgctccaaaaaacgctaggcatattTAGAAGAAGTctataaacatgcctagaatcgctctgaaatctgcttcaaaaacctctagtgttttgcagatctgctagaggtttttggtgtgcactgggccatactcaCCCTTTATGCTGCTGCCAACATTATAGACCGTTAaagcactatttatttatttaagcatttatatagcgccaacatattctgcagcgctgtacagagtatatttttcttgtcactaactgtccctcagaggggcttacaatctagtgcctactgcctaccatagtcataggtctatgaatgtattgtgtagtgcattgtATTGTTGTCTAGGGACAAttgaggaggaagccaattaacttatctgtatgtgtttgggatgtgggaggaaaccggagtgcccagaggaaacccacacagacacggggagaacatacaaactccttgcagatgttgacctagctgggattcgaatcGGGGACTCAGCTctgcaagacgagagcgctaaccactatgccacagtgCTGCCCAAGCGCTACAACATATCCTTCCATATCTACACCCCACACACAGGACCATCCATCTCTCACATGCAGTCACACCATCTGGGAGCAGTCTGAATGACAGGGCAGTTATATCAGCGCATTGTGTTTTGACTACAACAGCCACCTGGCACTGGTAAAAGACCTCTTCAGCTCACCGCTACAACCAATCCGGTAACGTCCCTTGGTCCCGCTGCACGCAGCCGAATGGGGAGATGTAGCGgtcatgacagctgacatctcccctcactgatcaggagccatcgtgaTCACTGCGATCACTgccaatcatagtgatcactaggCAGCAGTGGaacaagaggatccactcacctcatgACGTTCCTCCGGCGATAGtcgcctccctcccccccccctccccgctttgcccggcatcctgcctcTAGCCTCGCACTGCCTCTAGTGTCGGGTCCCGGCCTGATGAGAGGCTGGATGACGGGTAGAGCAGAGGCAGAGCGACTATCGCCAGAGGAACATCAggagaggtgagtaattgctggctatctgtactggggatacctaagccttgctatctatactgtggatatctatgcctagctatctatggggaaatgtatttgtggttaattactGTCCCTGCACAACTAGTAGCTACTCCTATCGTAGAATATCATTTTGATATACAAATTTAAAGTGCTTGGAATCCTCACAAGAAGCTGGCTCTGACCCAACTTTGGCCACCCAATGCATTTTGCACTCCCAGGAATCACTAGGGGCCTGATGCAGTACAAATCTATACAGAACCTCAGTTGCCTgctgctgcccacagctctcaaCCCATCCCCCTCTCTCTGCAATCCTGAGGGGATTGctccagaaaaacaaacaaacaaacaaaaaacgcaTTTACAatctatattaatatatattCAATATTTTAActgtattattgtttaaaagTCCCATAAGATTTTCGTTAGATTTCAAGTTTACATCAAATCTAGAGtcttttacatgttttttttcccttcaatagATTActattgaaggaaaaaaaaaaacatgtaaaaacatGTAAAAGTAGCCCATATATCTAGTGATACATGGGCAGACCAACcaagagaccgatctctctctgacttGTGCACTAAAATCTCACCTGTTCTATTGCTGGGATGCAGGGCCTCCTCCGCTATCACCTCCAAGTCCCACCCCACCTGGCGCATGTATCAAATGGCACGTGGGTGAAATCACACATGCACCAGGAGCCATATGGGAGTTGCCACCTTTTGAGTGGAAAAATATGGGCTTGGGGGGTGGCCCAAAAGTGTGAGTAGTTCGTTACGGCCTTCTTTACTAGACAATGCACAAGATGACTGTCTGGCCTGAGTGGCTGGGCCTTCTGACTGGTTGTTGCTGGCCTTTGACTGCAACTTAGTGGCTGGGCTTGTGGCTAGCCCTGCCTGGTTGTTGCTGACTAGACAACTAAGAGGCTACTATGCTGGGGATTGGCCATCTGGACCTCTAAGCCTTCTGGCTGGCCCTTAAGGGGAAATGCATCACTCGATGtaccaccagatcgaccatttgatagatccctctctgataaaaTATGATTAGAGAGGGGATCTATTGgcgtacatttttaaaaaaaaatggcaccgCAAAAAATGGCACAG from Hyperolius riggenbachi isolate aHypRig1 chromosome 2, aHypRig1.pri, whole genome shotgun sequence encodes the following:
- the LOC137546839 gene encoding uncharacterized protein C6orf132 homolog isoform X1 → MKKNSSMQGTLNKLFGKKNNNINSLYADNPPWIKPQGAKKTSVDYHDEVHNSFSFLDDSGTATLKARPGPRVRPVLQFSASHTEIQGLAVPTPSVPSGYTDNPSLGNGPKFNGNYRLYSSVGDLRLMSYEYSDEEIPAPPSVPPPPPPTMITVAPSQESNYSSTISSPSSPSPPDFIPPTPNSSAPSVPNFLPYTDASVASTEQQSTDVTNWKSGTDLSAGQKEMSMSLPNRFSLNPAVFQDSRGQTITEADPQSTLPKSFKVPPPAPIRTSSIQLQEYHDISYSKASTQSPVRSSFNPNAQAKLFSVQENKLLNDTANKRKSMLIMDDQQDVFQNIDLAVQKPSSVVDFPSGTLAQKSSADMKTAELEAVSRTQNGLLSDSRQGPEPGFDNEPEKQSNNINTPVNGITLGKKERSSHSLSSTELTKMPLFKDDVIENGHKSLKPKILSMKPILTNLPISTINVQTKQNSLTRKETTTLPKEREKMQNDLKLEQKEIAEVIQDAPPSPPPMSPPPPPPLIMPPKPPTIPPPPPLPFAVTPPKTSPLTSPPGSPLVALTSPVPQVSPLLPSKPKISTSLTPPIPPSLSKTESSKGPQVPLLKALQEKQQTLRQIPKKSVEIRSAHVSSVSIDDDNDQKARVGKIKGELEALFSPKKDEKVGELKNVRLGSESNKKNMEANKKNGNTQSKDGENTLVNSLMLKVPLMSVKQDKEELDGDFSDWNTKNSKADIQIPEPDYQPTTPNQKTERLDFSSMHSEIIMPMAEMSSRPVQPLKVTDVPSTLDNIPTYKPHSDRKEFTESWTLDKISLKVPEPVAFEHQKPDTDHSNEETTASVILNSTANENVNKHLDTGEQEEISSPMALLMAAKRRAQKGNRSAALERSNLPKISLSRGIVKSTFSSQCNEEKINTSTFPKKENAGYFSQQVTNFIANPSNPLDPDLSISRWTDRECKSSSLNTVAPNSQKSDKATFIHTGNESFGKVSPEDRNEDFQNDKFVQYSDSTKMASFIDGPAFNISAVPSPIPASKRDELIDYGILPPPAEFMNSPPTVDIVSHERGLYNTNLKSGLMAGYGRNNQPLVSQTSSSSSSDFNKYRSGPYSTEVGRDQQKASLIKKRLYMPAPDSMSSYGKSTNTLRTSAYNHVHVPSTSSIVSEQWRSTNPSRYLSQGRRVPSENLNRMVSPITDLKYKPQNPEYSIGKETGRPQSTYQQGMTFTVRPGTRQPITQMYQGGYL